A DNA window from Thiobacillus denitrificans ATCC 25259 contains the following coding sequences:
- a CDS encoding GspE/PulE family protein: MLTETVPPAAAPAARQKIRLGDLLVEQKVISAADLDIALTAQKKSGRRLGRIIVESGLAGENDIAQALARQLAIPFVDLRKFNPDPSILQLLGETQARRFRAIPLGRREGDIFVGMADPTDLFAYDEVARLIEGGIQLAVVAEGDLLSAIDRLYRRTDDIHGLTEELARDMGESEASIIGLDALGEGQADAPVVRLLQTLFEDALQVNASDVHIEPQEKQLMIRFRIDGVLHRQTEADLRIAPALALRLKIVSGLDISEKRLPQDGRFAVKVRGRTVDVRLSTMPTQYGESVVMRLLSQGDNAPTLDTLGMPPAMLERFRAILHRPNGLVLVTGPTGSGKTTTLYAALGELNDPGTKIITVEDPVEYRLPGVNQVQANDKIDLSFARVLRAMLRQDPDVILVGEMRDPETAQIALRAAMTGHLVLSTLHTNDAASTPVRLLDMGVPSFMVATSVQGVLAQRLLRKVCEHCKAPHVPTPQERVWLGAAYAEGDAYVAGRGCERCHGTGHAGRQAIHELLEISAPLADALARKPPAEFVLAARAELAGRTLRDQALALARSGVASLSEAMRVSAQDETH, from the coding sequence ATGCTGACCGAGACCGTTCCGCCGGCCGCCGCGCCCGCGGCGCGCCAGAAAATCCGCCTCGGCGATCTGCTCGTCGAACAGAAGGTCATTTCGGCCGCCGACCTCGATATCGCGCTGACGGCGCAGAAGAAGAGCGGACGGCGGCTGGGCCGCATCATCGTCGAGTCGGGCCTCGCCGGGGAGAACGACATCGCCCAGGCGCTGGCCCGCCAACTCGCGATTCCCTTCGTCGACCTCCGGAAATTCAACCCCGACCCGTCGATCCTGCAGTTGCTCGGGGAGACCCAGGCGCGGCGCTTCCGCGCGATTCCGCTCGGCCGGCGCGAAGGCGACATCTTCGTCGGCATGGCCGACCCGACCGACCTGTTCGCCTACGACGAGGTCGCGCGCCTGATCGAGGGCGGCATCCAGCTCGCAGTCGTCGCCGAGGGCGATCTCCTGTCGGCGATCGACCGCCTGTACCGGCGCACCGACGACATCCACGGCCTGACCGAGGAACTCGCACGCGACATGGGCGAGAGCGAGGCCAGCATCATCGGCCTCGACGCGCTCGGCGAAGGCCAGGCCGACGCGCCGGTGGTGCGGCTGCTGCAGACGCTGTTCGAGGACGCACTGCAGGTCAACGCCTCGGACGTGCATATCGAGCCGCAGGAAAAGCAGCTCATGATCCGCTTTCGCATCGACGGCGTGCTGCATCGGCAGACCGAGGCCGACCTCAGGATCGCCCCCGCGCTGGCGCTGCGCCTGAAGATCGTCTCCGGGCTCGACATTTCGGAGAAGCGGCTGCCGCAGGACGGCCGCTTCGCCGTCAAGGTGCGCGGCCGCACCGTCGACGTGCGCCTGTCGACGATGCCGACGCAATACGGCGAATCGGTCGTGATGCGCCTCCTGAGCCAGGGCGACAACGCGCCGACGCTCGACACGCTGGGCATGCCGCCCGCGATGCTCGAACGCTTCCGCGCGATCCTGCACCGCCCCAACGGCCTCGTCCTCGTCACCGGCCCGACCGGCAGCGGCAAGACGACGACGCTCTATGCCGCGCTCGGCGAACTCAACGACCCGGGCACCAAGATCATCACGGTCGAGGACCCGGTCGAATACCGCCTGCCCGGTGTCAACCAGGTCCAGGCCAACGACAAGATCGACCTCAGCTTCGCGCGGGTGCTGCGCGCGATGCTGCGCCAGGACCCCGACGTCATCCTGGTCGGCGAGATGCGCGACCCCGAGACTGCGCAGATCGCGCTGCGCGCCGCGATGACGGGCCATCTCGTACTCTCGACGCTGCACACCAACGACGCCGCGTCGACGCCGGTGCGCCTGCTCGACATGGGCGTGCCGTCGTTCATGGTCGCGACCTCGGTTCAGGGCGTGCTTGCGCAGCGCCTGCTGCGCAAGGTCTGCGAACACTGCAAGGCGCCGCATGTGCCGACCCCCCAGGAACGCGTGTGGCTCGGCGCGGCCTATGCCGAGGGCGACGCCTACGTGGCGGGACGCGGCTGCGAGCGCTGCCACGGCACGGGCCACGCCGGCCGCCAGGCGATCCACGAACTGCTCGAGATCAGCGCGCCGCTCGCCGACGCGCTCGCGCGCAAGCCGCCGGCCGAGTTCGTCCTCGCCGCTCGCGCCGAACTCGCCGGCCGCACGCTGCGCGATCAGGCGCTCGCGCTCGCGCGCAGCGGCGTCGCCTCGCTGTCCGAGGCGATGCGGGTCAGCGCGCAGGACGAGACGCACTGA
- a CDS encoding type II secretion system F family protein yields MRFSYTGRTQGGEKAQGILEAESATECAASLLKSGIAPITIRETGRSERRGTGSEASGLFAPRIKPIDVQLFSRQLYTLLRAGVPILRALAGLIESTANLAFARVIASLKESLEAGRDLSTAMRQHPRVFSPFYVAMVRVGEATGRLDEIFLRMFEHLEFERETRARIKEALRYPTFVLIAMVVAVAVINVFVIPAFAKVYAGFGAELPLMTRILIETSRLTLAYGWYLLAGAVLAGAGFSLWRASPDGRLVWDRLKLRLPLTGSIVLRSTLGRFARTLALSMKSGIPVAQALSVVAEVTDNAWIGSRVEQMRNGIERGESILRTAQHAGVFNAVVLQMIAVGEETGSIDELMQEVAEMYEREVDYEIKTLSARIEPIIIAAMGGLVLVLALGVFLPMWDLASVAIK; encoded by the coding sequence ATGCGTTTCAGCTACACCGGCCGCACCCAGGGCGGCGAGAAGGCGCAGGGCATCCTCGAAGCAGAAAGCGCGACCGAATGCGCGGCGAGCCTCCTGAAGAGCGGCATCGCGCCGATCACGATCCGCGAGACCGGGCGCTCGGAGCGCCGCGGCACCGGCAGCGAAGCGTCGGGGCTCTTCGCGCCGCGGATCAAGCCGATCGACGTACAGCTTTTTTCGCGCCAGCTCTACACGTTGCTGCGCGCCGGCGTGCCGATCCTGCGCGCGCTCGCCGGCCTGATCGAGTCGACTGCCAATCTCGCGTTCGCGCGCGTGATCGCCTCGCTCAAGGAATCGCTCGAAGCCGGGCGCGACCTGTCGACCGCGATGCGCCAGCACCCGCGCGTGTTCTCGCCGTTCTACGTCGCGATGGTGCGCGTCGGCGAGGCGACGGGGCGCCTCGATGAAATCTTCCTGCGCATGTTCGAACACCTCGAATTCGAGCGCGAGACGCGCGCCCGCATCAAGGAGGCGCTGCGCTACCCGACCTTCGTGCTCATCGCCATGGTCGTCGCCGTCGCGGTCATCAACGTCTTCGTGATCCCGGCCTTCGCCAAGGTCTACGCCGGGTTTGGCGCCGAGTTGCCGCTCATGACCCGCATCCTGATCGAGACCTCGCGCCTGACGCTGGCCTACGGCTGGTATCTGCTCGCAGGCGCCGTGCTCGCCGGGGCAGGCTTCAGCCTCTGGCGCGCCTCGCCCGACGGCCGTCTGGTCTGGGACCGCTTGAAATTGCGCCTGCCGCTGACCGGGTCGATCGTGCTGCGCAGCACGCTCGGGCGCTTCGCGCGCACGCTCGCGCTGTCGATGAAGAGCGGCATTCCGGTGGCGCAGGCGCTCTCGGTCGTCGCCGAAGTCACCGACAACGCCTGGATCGGCTCGCGCGTCGAGCAGATGCGCAACGGCATCGAGCGCGGCGAATCGATCCTGCGCACGGCCCAGCACGCCGGCGTGTTCAACGCCGTCGTGCTGCAGATGATCGCGGTCGGCGAGGAGACCGGCAGCATCGACGAACTCATGCAGGAAGTCGCCGAGATGTACGAGCGCGAGGTCGACTACGAGATCAAGACCCTCTCGGCGCGCATCGAGCCGATCATCATCGCCGCCATGGGCGGCCTCGTGCTCGTGCTCGCGCTCGGCGTCTTCCTGCCGATGTGGGACCTCGCGAGCGTCGCGATCAAGTGA